Proteins encoded within one genomic window of Edaphobacter lichenicola:
- the rfbB gene encoding dTDP-glucose 4,6-dehydratase yields MRLAAESDAITCSDSVLVTGGAGFIGSNFLLDWLAAGHGPIVNLDKLTYAGNPENLASVEHSSAYTFVQGDICDAKMVASLLQRYRPRAVIHFAAESHVDRSILGPEAFLRTNIDGTFILLQAARAYYERLASTDRERFRFLHVSTDEVYGTLTPEAPAFHEETPYAPNSPYAASKAASDHLVRAWVHTYGLPAIITNCSNNYGPYQFPEKLIPLMITNALQGKPLPVYGDGQQVRDWLYVGDHTSALRTVLERGRIGETYNVGGGNQRSNLEVVTTACSLLDELVPQSTFKPHLQLVKYVADRPGHDRRYAIDARKLEGELGWRAQESFETGLRKTVKWYLENASWVENVTSGAYQQWVVQNYSSREDQVAVAERGSMTEAGERVR; encoded by the coding sequence ATGAGATTAGCAGCAGAGTCAGACGCGATCACGTGCAGTGATTCCGTTCTAGTGACCGGCGGAGCCGGGTTTATAGGAAGCAACTTCCTGCTGGACTGGCTGGCTGCGGGCCATGGGCCGATCGTCAATCTGGACAAGCTGACGTATGCGGGGAATCCGGAGAACCTTGCGTCTGTTGAGCACAGCTCTGCCTACACGTTTGTGCAGGGGGATATCTGCGACGCGAAGATGGTTGCCAGCTTGCTGCAAAGATACCGCCCGCGAGCGGTGATTCATTTCGCTGCCGAGAGCCATGTCGACCGTTCGATTTTGGGTCCCGAAGCGTTTCTGCGAACCAATATCGATGGCACATTTATCTTGCTCCAGGCGGCACGGGCATACTACGAGAGGCTCGCAAGCACAGATCGGGAGAGGTTCCGGTTTCTGCATGTTTCGACCGATGAGGTGTATGGCACGCTGACACCGGAGGCGCCGGCTTTCCATGAGGAGACGCCATACGCTCCAAACAGTCCTTATGCGGCGTCGAAGGCAGCGTCGGACCATCTGGTGAGGGCATGGGTGCATACCTATGGCTTACCGGCCATCATCACGAACTGCTCGAATAACTACGGGCCGTATCAGTTTCCAGAGAAGCTGATTCCGCTGATGATTACGAATGCGCTGCAGGGTAAACCACTGCCTGTATATGGAGATGGACAACAGGTTAGAGACTGGCTGTACGTGGGAGACCACACGAGTGCTCTGCGCACGGTTCTGGAGCGAGGCCGTATAGGCGAGACCTACAACGTCGGCGGCGGAAATCAACGCAGCAATCTCGAGGTAGTGACGACGGCATGCTCGCTGCTGGATGAGTTGGTGCCTCAGTCAACGTTCAAACCACATTTGCAACTGGTGAAATATGTAGCCGACCGGCCGGGACATGACCGGCGTTATGCGATCGATGCGCGAAAGCTTGAGGGGGAACTCGGCTGGCGAGCGCAGGAGAGCTTTGAGACGGGACTGAGGAAGACAGTGAAGTGGTACCTCGAAAACGCGTCATGGGTGGAGAATGTGACCAGCGGGGCCTATCAGCAGTGGGTGGTCCAAAACTACTCAAGTCGCGAAGATCAGGTCGCTGTTGCTGAGCGTGGCTCGATGACCGAGGCAGGCGAGAGGGTTCGATGA
- a CDS encoding PP2C family protein-serine/threonine phosphatase produces MEIESSLHLQQQIARLQALLDTTHRIHSTIELDSVLRSVLQITVRELEMAGAFFTAFPFSYGEIPPRFLLHPPSSDPRRGCYRFPLLDRHGAVLTEMVVITRDGAPLSLFEQDFLEHLAVQAAVAIENARYHEQTLDMERVKQDLSCARDIQRSLLPQTFPNISGYSIAGRSQTCYEVGGDYLDLMELSSGEYMIVVADVAGKGLASALVGSSFRAALRAIANSGMPLADMATHMNLLHYKEGEESRRRYVTAMFLRLDPKTHTVEVVNAGHNPAFLLNGSDTPELIEASGTPVGMLPFSGYSAEKYVLSDKAKLLIYTDGMTEVFKGDEEFGQDRLMEAFRTCRLSDATGTLNSIWQTLDAFSNQENQSDDMTALVIGRKP; encoded by the coding sequence ATGGAAATCGAAAGCAGTCTCCATCTTCAACAGCAAATCGCACGGCTCCAGGCACTCCTCGACACGACCCACAGAATCCATAGCACCATTGAGCTGGACAGTGTTCTCCGCAGCGTCCTGCAGATCACCGTGCGCGAACTTGAGATGGCGGGTGCATTTTTCACGGCCTTTCCGTTTTCTTACGGAGAGATCCCCCCACGATTCCTCTTGCATCCGCCGTCCTCTGATCCGAGACGTGGTTGTTACCGCTTCCCCTTGCTGGATCGCCACGGCGCAGTCCTCACCGAAATGGTCGTCATCACCCGTGACGGTGCGCCGCTCTCCCTCTTCGAACAGGATTTCCTCGAGCATCTTGCGGTCCAGGCTGCCGTCGCTATCGAAAACGCCCGCTATCATGAACAAACCCTGGATATGGAGCGGGTAAAACAGGACCTCTCCTGCGCCCGTGACATCCAGCGAAGCCTTCTTCCACAGACGTTTCCCAATATCTCGGGATACAGCATCGCTGGTCGTTCGCAGACCTGCTACGAGGTCGGCGGCGACTACCTCGATCTTATGGAACTCTCATCAGGGGAATACATGATCGTCGTAGCCGATGTCGCGGGCAAAGGCCTCGCCTCGGCTCTGGTTGGCAGCTCGTTTCGGGCGGCATTGCGAGCCATCGCGAACTCGGGGATGCCGCTCGCCGACATGGCGACACACATGAACCTCCTTCATTACAAAGAGGGTGAAGAGTCGCGCCGCCGCTATGTCACGGCCATGTTCCTGAGGCTTGATCCAAAGACCCATACTGTCGAAGTAGTTAACGCCGGGCACAATCCCGCCTTTCTTCTCAACGGCAGCGATACGCCTGAGTTGATTGAGGCCAGCGGAACCCCGGTCGGGATGTTGCCTTTCTCTGGTTACTCGGCAGAAAAATATGTACTGTCCGATAAGGCGAAGCTGCTAATCTACACCGACGGAATGACTGAGGTGTTTAAAGGTGACGAAGAATTCGGTCAGGATCGCCTCATGGAGGCATTCCGCACCTGCCGACTCTCGGACGCGACTGGAACACTGAACTCTATTTGGCAGACTCTGGATGCTTTCTCCAATCAGGAAAACCAATCAGACGATATGACCGCACTCGTAATTGGACGAAAGCCGTAG
- a CDS encoding ATP-binding protein → MNGKNVNSIELRLPSRLGFEKVAMSTASSVAKLMGFAPDRVEDLKTAVAEACINAMEHGNKLDESLIVDVILSMNEGSLEVKVLDTGTGPPGVVHAPDMDKKMHGEEASRGMGMFLIQSLVDEAEWVSAPLTGSYARLVIRLNNTED, encoded by the coding sequence GTGAACGGAAAGAACGTGAACAGCATCGAGCTGCGTCTTCCTTCGCGTCTCGGCTTTGAAAAAGTTGCAATGAGCACGGCCTCCAGCGTCGCCAAGCTGATGGGCTTCGCTCCTGACCGAGTTGAAGATCTTAAAACCGCTGTCGCCGAAGCTTGCATCAATGCCATGGAGCATGGAAACAAACTCGACGAATCCCTGATTGTCGACGTCATTCTCTCCATGAACGAGGGTTCCCTTGAAGTAAAGGTGCTCGACACGGGCACCGGGCCTCCGGGCGTGGTTCACGCCCCGGATATGGACAAAAAAATGCACGGAGAAGAGGCTAGTCGCGGCATGGGAATGTTTCTTATTCAGTCTTTGGTGGACGAGGCAGAATGGGTGAGTGCGCCTCTCACTGGAAGCTACGCCCGACTCGTCATACGCTTAAACAACACTGAAGATTGA
- a CDS encoding STAS domain-containing protein gives MADSGTKVKMEQVKCASGDPITVLRFAGDITSSSEPAVLGTYGGLSPETSKRILLDFSKVEYLNSSGIALIIQLLYAASQKGQTVQTFGLTPHFQKVFTMVGITKYTKLYPDEAAACAGFE, from the coding sequence ATGGCGGACTCAGGTACGAAAGTCAAAATGGAGCAGGTTAAATGCGCTTCTGGCGATCCAATCACGGTGCTGCGTTTCGCCGGTGATATTACGAGTTCGTCCGAGCCTGCGGTGTTGGGCACATATGGAGGCCTCTCCCCCGAGACGTCCAAGCGCATCCTGCTCGATTTTTCCAAGGTGGAGTATCTCAACTCCAGCGGCATCGCACTGATCATTCAACTGCTTTACGCTGCAAGTCAAAAAGGACAAACCGTCCAGACGTTTGGCCTGACACCGCACTTCCAAAAAGTCTTCACCATGGTAGGCATTACGAAGTACACCAAACTCTACCCTGACGAAGCCGCCGCCTGTGCTGGCTTCGAATAG
- a CDS encoding PP2C family protein-serine/threonine phosphatase translates to MRRARISTVLLLLFGFAAVLRGQKSPAAPAPRAQLEATLGDGTVELSGLWKFRMGDDMAWAQPDFDDSSWGTIDVTPPAGSANPELGTSGYIPGWTANGYPKQSGFAWYRLKVNVQSSHGRLAIKMPNEVDDAYQLYVNGQLIGELGKFDAHKATAYSTLPREFRLPRELRNGQITIAVRIYMDSASLFLTPDAGGMHEPPVLGHAGVIGTLIQMDWDNTAHVVGSGFLEMLILLLAWMVAVSLLSMDRTEPSYLWLSLVCAVTILGNGVVLIVSFVPWIALTPGIFLQSVIIGPIRIGLWVIFWGYWFRISRMQWVHRIVWTLVGLTMIGTAMMSAPIYGEHIPVHAAVYLLPILLGLRLSFAALLCAITFRGIHKQKTEGWLALSAVVLVAIALFQSQLRLLHVPTAFNILGFDVELGTISTIFSLFLITVMLVRRFLNTQRVREQWKAEIEQARQIQHVLIPEHLPKTPGLAIESEYRPAREVGGDFFQILPVQEDGSVLIVVGDVTGKGLQAGMLVALIVGAIRTAVQYDSDPLTLMNSLNDRLWGRGRASATCLILQICTDGRVTLANAGHLPPYLNGIEVEMGGSLPIGVVPGAEFFVSHFTLEPGDTLMLMSDGVAEAQDQQKQLFGFERIEKMLQQPISAAELASAAQNFGQEDDILVLRIQRRLQPENVPDEKGILTAT, encoded by the coding sequence ATGCGCCGTGCAAGAATTTCGACCGTGTTGTTGCTGCTCTTCGGTTTTGCAGCTGTACTGCGTGGACAGAAATCCCCGGCAGCTCCTGCACCTAGAGCGCAGCTCGAGGCCACGCTCGGAGACGGCACCGTCGAACTCTCTGGCCTCTGGAAGTTCCGCATGGGCGATGACATGGCCTGGGCGCAACCGGATTTCGACGACTCGAGTTGGGGGACGATCGATGTAACTCCGCCGGCTGGGTCGGCGAATCCGGAACTAGGCACCAGCGGATATATTCCGGGTTGGACGGCGAACGGCTACCCGAAACAGAGTGGGTTTGCGTGGTATCGGCTCAAAGTCAACGTACAGAGTTCTCATGGCAGGCTGGCGATCAAGATGCCGAACGAGGTCGACGATGCGTATCAGCTCTACGTCAACGGTCAGCTAATCGGGGAACTCGGCAAATTTGACGCACATAAGGCAACGGCTTATAGCACGCTGCCTCGAGAGTTTCGACTACCGAGAGAACTTCGCAACGGGCAAATAACTATTGCCGTCCGGATATATATGGACAGCGCGTCTCTCTTCCTTACTCCGGACGCCGGCGGGATGCATGAACCTCCGGTTCTTGGGCATGCCGGAGTAATCGGAACCCTGATTCAGATGGACTGGGACAATACCGCGCATGTTGTCGGCAGCGGCTTCCTCGAGATGCTGATTCTGCTCCTTGCGTGGATGGTGGCAGTCAGCCTTCTTTCGATGGACCGTACCGAACCTTCGTACTTATGGCTGAGCCTGGTTTGCGCTGTCACGATCCTGGGTAATGGCGTCGTTCTCATCGTCAGCTTCGTACCGTGGATTGCCCTTACGCCCGGAATTTTTCTACAGTCTGTCATTATTGGTCCGATTCGAATCGGGCTTTGGGTCATCTTCTGGGGCTATTGGTTCCGGATCAGCCGGATGCAGTGGGTTCATCGCATCGTGTGGACGCTTGTCGGTCTTACCATGATCGGAACGGCCATGATGAGTGCGCCGATTTATGGTGAACATATCCCCGTACACGCGGCCGTCTATCTGCTACCTATTCTGCTAGGGCTTAGGCTTAGTTTTGCGGCACTGTTATGCGCGATTACGTTCCGAGGGATTCACAAACAGAAGACTGAGGGATGGCTCGCCCTTTCGGCAGTGGTTCTGGTGGCTATCGCTCTTTTTCAGAGCCAGCTTCGCCTTCTTCATGTCCCGACTGCATTCAATATTCTCGGATTCGACGTTGAGTTGGGCACCATCTCGACGATCTTTTCCCTCTTTCTTATCACGGTCATGTTGGTTCGGCGATTCCTGAATACCCAGCGGGTCCGCGAGCAGTGGAAGGCGGAGATCGAACAGGCGCGGCAGATTCAACACGTGCTTATTCCAGAGCATCTACCGAAGACACCTGGTCTTGCTATCGAAAGTGAGTATCGTCCGGCACGTGAGGTTGGTGGGGACTTCTTCCAGATTCTGCCTGTGCAGGAGGATGGCAGCGTATTGATCGTGGTTGGCGACGTTACAGGGAAGGGCCTGCAGGCTGGAATGCTCGTTGCGCTGATCGTTGGAGCGATACGGACGGCGGTTCAATACGACTCCGATCCCTTGACCCTGATGAACAGCCTCAATGATCGACTGTGGGGGCGTGGCCGTGCCAGTGCGACCTGTCTCATCCTTCAGATCTGCACCGATGGACGGGTGACGCTGGCAAACGCGGGACATCTGCCGCCGTATTTGAATGGGATAGAGGTTGAGATGGGTGGGTCACTCCCCATCGGTGTGGTGCCAGGCGCGGAGTTCTTTGTCTCCCATTTCACACTGGAGCCGGGGGACACGTTGATGCTGATGTCCGACGGAGTCGCTGAGGCGCAGGATCAACAGAAGCAGTTATTTGGGTTTGAACGCATCGAGAAGATGCTGCAACAGCCTATCTCGGCCGCAGAGTTGGCGTCGGCTGCTCAGAACTTTGGGCAGGAGGATGACATTCTTGTGCTGCGGATTCAGCGCAGGCTTCAGCCTGAGAATGTTCCCGATGAGAAGGGTATTCTGACAGCGACCTGA